The genomic interval TGCGGCTTCGATATATCCCGGCCAGTGGGCGATATCTTCTCCCATGGGGGTCAGGAAACGCAGGTTGGGGACGCCGTTGATGCGATAGCGGGCGGCAAGTTTCGGTTTTTGTTCGGAATTGATCCGCACCGGGATGAAATTCTGATTCACGTAGGCGGCGATCTCTTTGTCGATGAAGGTGCTCTGTTCCAGTTTGCGGCAATAGGTGCACCAATCCGTGTAAAAATAGAGCAGATATTTTCGGGAAGCATCCTGTCCGAATTTTTGCGCTTCGTCGAACGTGATCCAGTTGATGCCGTCGTTTGGCGCAGTGGATGCGCCGGTGCCGATGGGCAGGGTCCCAAAGGCGATGATCAATCCCAAACATATATAGACATAACGCTTCATAGGTCACTCCTTACTATCCGATATACGTCAGCAATCTGAATTTGTCGGTGATCAGCAATATGCCGGTAAGAATGAGAAGCATTCCGGCGGCGATGTTGATATACCGAATCGCTTTGGCGGCGCGGCGCACGAACGAGAAGAGAAAGTGGATGCCGATCGACAAAGCGATGAACGGCAAGGCCAGGCCGGCCGAATAAAGCGACAATAATCCGACGCCTTGGAGCACGGTATCCTGGTTGCCGGCCAAAATTAAAATGGATCCCAACATCGGTCCGATACACGGGCTCCAACCGGCGCCAAAGGCCATCCCGATCAAGACGGTGCCCAATAGGTGCACCGGTTTTCGGTCGATATGGGCTCGTTTTTCGATGTCCAGGGCGCGGATGCGCAGCACCCCCAGCAAATGGAGGCCAAGCAGGATGATCAGCACGCCGCCGGCAATTCTGAGATAGACCTTGGCGCCCTGGAGCAATCCGCTGAAATAGGCGGCCGTTGCCCCCAGCAGGATGAAAACGATGGAAAACCCGAACACGAAGGCCAATGTGCTGTACAGGACCTTCCGGCGCGCCCCGGCGCCTTCGGCCCGCGCCAACTCGTCTATGGATATCCCCGTAATGAATGAAAAATAAGACGGTACCAGGGGCAGGATACATGGCGAAAAAAAGGACAGCAGCCCGGCGAGGAGTGCGGCACTGTATTCGATCTCTTCAAACATGGGTGCAGGGTTTCATGTAATGGGTTATGGGAAACGGGTCATCTCGGCCTCTGGCCGGAACGCTCCATGGTAGGGGCGGCGGTCCGCGCACGGGCCATGACCAGCAAGGCGATGGTCAACAGCACGATGTCTCTGAGAAAGTCCAGGTACATCCGTCCGCTTGCGGTGCTGTCCAATGAAAAACAGCCGCAGGCGATATCCAGGCCGCGATAGGCATTAAAGCCCAGAGCGGACAGGAAAACGACGAGCATCGAGGCGATGACCAGCGCTCCGCCCCGCACCAGTCTGCCGGAAATCAGGCAGATGCCGCTGATCATTTCGAGCCATGGCAACAGCCATGCCACGCCATTGACCCAGGTGCCGGGCAGGATCTGATAATTGGCGATAGCCTGGGCAAATGCGGCCGGATCGAGGATTTTATCCCAACTGGCGTAAACAAAAATGGCCCCGAGAGCGACACGCCCGCTGACTTCCAGGGCTTTGGGCCAATGTTGCATCATGGGTGATACTTTTTTGAGCATATCTCTTGCTATCCCAAACGGACCGCTTCGCCCAGCTCCTTGGCCCGTAACGCAGCAGTCTCTACGGCGTTCATGAGGCTGGCGCGAACGCCTCCACGTTCCAATGCATGCAGTCCTGCAATGGTCGTGCCGCCTGGCGATGTGACCAGGTCCCTCAGTTGGCCGGGATGCATCTGGGTATCCAGGTGGAGTTTTGCGGCGCCCATCAATGTTTGGGCCGCCAGCAGCAGGGCTTCGTCTCTTGCCAACCCGACCTTGACGCCGGCGTCCGCCAGTGCATCCAACATGACAAAGACATAGGCCGGGCCGCTTCCGCTCAATCCGGTGACGCCGTCGAGAAGATGCTCGGATTGAACGATAATGCAGCGGCCGACCGAGTTGAAGATCGCCTGGGCCAGCTCGAGGTCCGCTTTTTGGGCGTGCTCCCCCGGTGCCACAGCCGTTGCGCCGGCTTCTACCGAAACACAGACATTGGGCATGGCGCGTACCAGGCGAAGCGGTTGTCTGGCCAACGCGGCAATGGCCTTGAGGGGCACCCCGGCGGCGATTGAAATGATCACCTTGTTGCCGTCCAATGCCGCCGCGGTCTCCTTGACGACCGCCCCCATGGTCTGGGGTTTAACGGCATAAACAATCACATCGCATTGCCTGGCCAGCTCAACGTTGTCCGCCACGGTCCGAATCGCATAGGTGGCTTGCAACTCGGCGCGTCGATCCTCGCGGGCATCCGAACAGAACAGTTGGCCGGGGGTCGACAGCCCACTGCGCAGCAATCCTTTGATCAGCGCTTCGCCCATGTTGCCGGCACCGATGAAGCCGATGTGTTGACCTTGAAGCATCTTGGGTGTCCTTATGGTTGTTTTTGTGGCACAATGTTTGCTTTTCTTGTCGGGTGCGATTTAAAGGCTACTTTAGGGCTTGCCGTTGGATTGTCAATAAAAAAACAGATGACCAGGGCGACGCAGATGCCTTGACCCTCGGGTATGATCCGGAGTATGAAAGACCCAAAACACTAAGGAGCGATTCTTGTACCCATTCCATATATCCGCATGCGAAGGTCAAATTCGGCCCTCATTCCGAAGGCTGTTCTGCAGCACCGTCATATTCGTTTTTCTTTGGGTGGGATTCTTCATCCTGCCTGCCCGCGCCGACGACATGTCCGATGCGTTCGGGGCCGAACCGGTCGGCCAGAGCGAAGCTGTGGAGAGCGGGCTGACCTATCTGCTCGACTATTGCGCCGATGCATCGAACGGTGCATCCATCGATGTTTCCCGAATTGACCCGCTGGTCGCATTTGTTCGCGATGCAGAAGAGATGGTCGCCCACACGCCGCGGCAACGCGATAACATCCATGGGGCTTTCATCGCCTATACCCTCGATCGTTCCATGCACGATGCCCTGCGCTACGCATACAATCAACAAATTCCGGAAGGCGCGATCAATGCCTCTTCGGTCCGCTATGCCCAATGGGAGCAGATTTCCGTTGGCGGCGCCGGTCCGCCCGAGTTGTGGAAGATGGTGAATGACCTGGCGCAGCCCAAGGTGGTCAGGGGCGTCGTACGGGAGATCATCTCCCCGGACCTGCACACCGGTGCCTACTATGAATATGGGCTCAATCGCGCCTTTTTGCTCTACCGACAGGAGAACTTGCGGGTGATGATCTCCATCTCCAGCCAGAACGGCGATTCCGAAGTGGGGAGAAAGGGATTTATCATCGGTGAGGACGAGAATTGGAACTATTTGTACACCGAGGAACCCGGCCTGGACAAAACCGGTCTGGGATGGGTGAAATCCAGAATTTACGATTTTTATTCCATATGCACCTATGTCGAGGACCTCGACCACCCCGGCAAGGTCAAAATCGGTATTTTTCAGTGGCTTGGCGCGGGCTGGGCGGGTTTCAACCTGGTGGAGTCACACCACATTCAAAAGGGTATGGTGCGACAGACATCCCAATTCAAGGCGCTGTTGGAATCGCAAAGAATACCAGCCGCCGTCACTCTCGAGCAGGTCTACCAGTCGCTCGCCCGAATCGATGAAGACACCCTGCGGGCGAAGGCGTTGACTGTTGTGCACCACATGCGCGACAAGGCGTTGTCCGATGATGATTTGAAGAATAAAAAGGCGATTGCAGAATTGGATCCAGAGGCCTATGTGGCCCGGATGGACAAAAGCGAGTTGATCAGTGAACTGATGCGGGAGTTCATGAAATTCAGTCTGGGTAAGGAGACGCCCTTGGCCTCTTCCTTCTGGGTATCGCTCGAGAAGCGTCCTTCGGATGGACCTCTGCCGCTGTCATAGCGTCTTGGTCTTGACTCCCATATCAGACAGGGCCTTGCTTTTTTCTCCCCTCATCAGGCGGATCAATTCCACCCTGGCGATATGTGGTTCGATCCCTTTGCGGTCGAGCACTTCCAGAAGCTGGCCGAAAAGCCGGCGTCGCTTCAATCCGGGTTGACTCAGGTCGCGGCGATCGTCGAAACAATCCAGCAGCCTGGCGCCGCAGGGGCAGTTGCGATAGAGTTCGACATTCGGCCGCCCTTCATCATCTGGACCACTTTTCGGATCATCTTTCACGCGCCGTGATGCCTCGATGTCGCGAATGTAGGCATCCAGGGTCTCATACCGGCGGCCGCAGACGGGGCATTGTTTGGGGAAGGCGGCGTCGGATAAGGCCTTCAGCCCATCGTAAAGTTTTAATGTGGTGTTCATGATTAAAATTTCAATTCCCTTCTGACGTTATCGAATATCACTCCCCAGAAAACTTGACGAGACGCTCTATATTCGACATCGGCCGAGAGGCGCAAGACTTGAGCCGCTCACTGAAGCCGGTCAGGAGAACCAAGGACATTCAGTCGTTCCAAGAAGCCGAGGATGATGCAACCCACGAAAAATCTTGACATATCATGACGTTTTCCACTATTCTGAGTCCCAAAACGTTTTGCCGGGAAAGGGTAACCATCGCATATGTACCCACTGGGTTATTTCATCGTCGCCGTGGCCAACATCCTGGATTTGGCCCTGGCGCTCTATTTTTGGGTTCTGCTCGCCCAGGTCGTTCTGTCCTGGGTCAATCCGTCCCCGCGCCACCCGCTGGCCGTGCGCGTGGTCAGGATTATCTACATGCTCACCGAACCCGTGCTTTACAAAATTCGGACACGCTTTCCGGTATCCTTCGGCGGTATCGATTTTTCACCCATGATCGTCTTGCTGGCGATCTATTTCCTCAGGTTTTTCCTCGTGCAGAGCCTGGTCCGTTTCGGGAGCAGCCTACTCTAGCGTGTCTGCAGGGAGAGGTCACATGACAATTACCGCAGTCGATATTCAACAACAACAATTTCGGGTTCGATTCAGGGGATTCGACATCCGCGAAGTCGATCGTTTCCTGGAACAGACGGCCGAAACGATCACTGCGTTGCAGGAAGAGAATATCAAGATCAAAGAGGAATTGCGGCGTCTGAAGATGGAGACCCAAGGCTACAAGGAGCGTGAAGAGACATTCAAGCGCGCCATGCTCAATTCCCAGAAGGTCTTGGAACAGATGAAGGAAAATGCACGCAAGTCGGCCGAGATCATCATTGCCGACGCGGAGGTCAAGGCTGAAAAGATCCTCAATCGCGCCCACAACCGCTTGTCTCAACTCCATGAAGACATTTCCGAGCTCAAACGCCAGCGGGTGCAAATCGAAGTTCAGATCCGTTCCGTCATCGACGCCCACAGCAAGTTGCTGGAGATGGGCAAGGAGAGCATGGATGCATTGGATGAATCCGATGACAAGGTGGCCGTCCTAAAACAACCGCCCAGCATTTTAAGCTAAACCCTCCCGCCCATTGGCCGATAATGAACAAAGAGCCGAACAGCCACCATTCGATGTGGGCTGTTATTCTCTGTAGCGTTTTAGTGCCCTTTCGCAGGTTAACCGGGCAATTCAACCAGGGAGTTGCGCATGGCCAAAATTGATGCTTTTTTCAAGCTGATGCACGAACAGAATGCCTCCGACTTGCACCTTATGGCAGGCCAACCGCCTGCCTTGCGCGTGCATGGCGACATCGAACGGGTCAAGTACAAAGTGCTTGACAACGACGGTCTGCGCGCCATGCTCTATGAAATCGCGGCCGAAGATAAGATCAAGACTTTTGAAGAGACCGGAGATGTGGACTTCGGTTATGAGATCCCCGGGCTGGCGCGATACCGCGCCAATTTTTTCATGCAGAAAAACGGAGTGGGGGCCGTGTTCAGGGAAATCCCCAGCACGATTCTCACCTGCGAGCAGTTGGGGTTGCCGTCGGTCATGGCCAAGTTGGCCAGCCTGCCGCGCGGCCTGGTCATCGTCACCGGACCGACCGGCAGTGGTAAATCCACGACCCTTGCGGCGATTATCGACGAGGCCAATCGAACCCGGGCCGATCACATCATCACCATCGAAGACCCAATCGAATTCGTTCATAAAAGCCAAGGGTGTCTGGTCAACCATCGTGAGGTGGGCATCCACACCAAGTCGTTCTCGGCAGCGTTGAGAGGCGCCCTGCGCGAAGACCCGGACATCATTCTGGTCGGCGAAATGCGCGATTTGACCACCATGAGCCTCGCCATCGAGGCGGCCTCCACCGGTCACCTGGTTTTTTCCACGCTGCATACGACCAGTGCGGCCAAAACCGTGGACCGTATTGTGGAAGTCTTCCCGGCCGAAGAGCAGGCCCAGATCCGTTCCACCCTGTCCGACGGGATTCGCGCCATCATTTCCCAGACCCTGTTTAAACGCATCGATAAAAAAGGGCGGATCCCGGCCCTGGAAATCCTGATCGCCACACCGGCGGTTCGCAACTTGATCCGGGAGGGCAAGTCGCACCAGATTCCATCCATGGTCCAAACCGGTAAAAAGTATGGGATGCAACTGCTCGATGATGCCATCATGGAGCTGTTCAACAAAGGCAGGATCAGCGCCGAGGATGCCTATACCAAGTCCAACGACAAGGGACGTTTCCGCCCGCTGCTCAAGTCGCCGCCGGTGGATTTTACCGAGGCTTAGGCCTTGCGCCCGGCGCGGGAGCGACCGGCTGAACTAAGTAGCGTCCGTCCGCAAATAGGCAAATTGGCCATTTGTGAATGGGCACTAAGGAGCAGGTCACATTAACACGGTGACCGGCGCCAGAGCGAAAGGCGCCGGTTGCAATGGGGACGGCCATGAAGAAGCAAGAGATCGATCACATCCTTACCCGAATGCTCGATTCACACAGCAACGTGTCGGACCTCAATTTGACGGTCGGCCGGCCGTTGCAGGTGGAAAGTTCCGGCGAGCTGTTGCCGGTCAGCACCAAGCCCCAGATCGACAGCCTGACACCGTTTCAGACCGAAATCGTGGCGCTGAATCTCATCGACGGCGATCGTCGTTTGACCGAGACGCTCCTGCAGACCGGATCTTGCGACCTTTCCTACGGCCTACCCGGCAAAGCGCGGTTCCGCGTGAATATTTTTTCCCAGTCCGGCCATTTGTCCATTGTCTTAAGACAGCTGGAGTCCAAGGTGCCGACGATCCGGGACATGCGGCTGCCGGAATCCTTCGTGGAAATGGGCCGGGAACTCAACGGCATCATCATCTTCACCGGCGCCACCGGCACCGGTAAAACCACATCGCTGGCGGCCATCCTGGAGGAGATCAACGAACAGCGTGCCGTTCATGTGGTGACGCTGGAAGACCCCATCGAATATCAGCATCCCCACAAGAAGGCGACCTTCAATCAACGTGAGCTGGGGCGGGATTACGATTCGTTCGCCAATGGGCTGCGGGCCGCCCTGCGCCAGGCACCGAAAGTGATTCTGGTCGGCGAAATGCGCGACCGGGAAACCGTCGAAATCGGTCTCACGGCCGCGGAAACAGGTCACCTGGTGCTGACCACTCTGCATACCGTGGACGCCGGGCAGACCATCAACCGCATCCTGGGTATGTTTACCAACGAAGAGGAAAAGCAGGTCCGCATCCGTCTGGCCGATACGGTTCGGTGGGTCGTCAGCCAGCGCCTGCTGCCCAAGATCGGCGGCGGCCGTGTGGCGGCCTTCGAAGTGCTGCGAAGCAACTTGAGAATCAAAGAGGCGATATTGAACGGCGAATCCGAAGGCAAGACTTATTACGAGATGATGCAGGCCGGGCGGCCCTTCGGCATGGTGACCTTCGACGACTATATCGTGGAGCTTTACGAGAAGGGGTTGATCACCCAGGAAACGGCATTGGCCTATTCATCGCACAAGGCCGTCACCAGCCGGGGTATTGACAAGGTGAAAAGCGCGAGGGGTGAGTCGACCACGGATATCAAAGATCTGGAACTCGATCGGGGGTATCATAAAAAAGCGTAGTTCCGGTGCGTTTCGTAAATGGTGGATGGCGTGATCGTATCGGTTGAGCATACTGTGCGGGCACGAACCGCGTTTGGCCCGCCCCAGGGAGCATTGGATTGAGATATGGAGATTATTTGCCAGAATTGCAACGGTAAGCTGAAGGTCGCCGACGATAAACTGCCGGAAGGCAAAACCGTCACGCTGAAATGCCCGCGTTGCCAGTCCAAGATCAGCGTCAATCGACCGGCCCAAAAGGCCGAGGCAGAGGATGGCGCCTTCGACGATTTGTTCGATTTTGACGAAGACGATGGCGAAGGGTACGACGCGTCTGAAAAGCCGTTCGACTTTATCGAAGAAGAAGGTAAAACGGCACTGGTCTGCGAGTCCGACACCCTGATCCGTGAAAAGATGCGACCCACTCTCGACCTGATGGAATACCACATCACCGAAACGCCCAACAGTCGTGAAGCGCTCAAGAAGATGCGCTACCACACGTATGATCTGGTGTTGCTCAACGAGTATTTCGACACCCGGGACCCGGATGCCAATCCAGTCCTCATCTATATCGAAAGACTGGCCATGGAGACGCGCCGCAACATGTTCGTGACGCTCCTGACCACCCGCTTCCGGACGATGGATCACATGACCGCTTTTCAAAAGAGCGTAAATATGATCGTGAACCTTCGCAACATCGATGATATCGACAAGATCCTGCAAAGAGGAATGGCCGATTACGGCCTGTTTTACAAAGTCTTTAAGGAATCATTGACCCGGTAGGCGCGTTGGGCCTACATAGGGTTGTCAACGCTTGGTACCTCTACCGTCAAACATCGATTGCCGACCCATGCCCAAGTCTAGCCATGTTGTTCAAGCCGCTGATAACCTTTTTATGGTCACCCTGCCGGTGGCCATCACCGGCTTTGCGGATTTCATCACTGCCTGGGTATGGACTGCCGGTCCGGTCGTCGTCGTGGATGTGGGGCCGTCATCGACCAACGGCCGGTTGCTCTCCGCATTGGCCGAACTCGGCGTGCGTCACCTCGATTTTATATTGTTGACCCATATCCACATCGATCATGCCGGCGGTATCGGCGGATTGGCGCGTGCATTTTCCGGGACGCCGGTGGTGTGCCATCCCAAGGCCGTGGAGCATCTGGTAGATCCGCAACGGTTGTGGGAAGGATCCGTCAAGACGCTGGGCGATGTGGCCCGCGCTTACGGCCCCATCGAACCGGTGCCAGGGGGGCAGGTGCTTCCCATGGATCGGTTCGAGGCCCAGGGCATTGTGCCCATTGCGACCCCCGGCCATGCCCCCCACCACTTCAGTTTTCTCATGGGCGATCTGCTCTTCGCCGGTGAGGCGGGCGGTGTCTGCCTTTCGCTGGAAAATGGGGAAGCCTACCTGCGTCCGGCCACACCGCCGCGATTTCGCATCCAGACCAGCCTCGACAGCATCGATCGACTCATCGCCCGTGCTCCCCGCCGGATCTGTTATGGGCATGTGGGAATGCGTTCGCAAGCCGTCGAGATGCTCGACCGCCAACGCGCCCAGCTCAAGCTGTGGTTGGAGAAGATCACGCCCTGGTATGAACGCCATCCACAGGGCGGTTCGGATCTGATGGAAGCCTGCCTGGAGGACCTGCTGGCCAGCGATCCGTCGCTGTCACGCTTCAATCAACTGTCGCCGGATGTCCGCAGCCGCGAGCGTTTTTTTCTGCTCAACAGCGTCCGAGGGTATTGGGGGTATCTTGCCGAGCAGTAGTCGGGCGGCTCCGTTGACCGCCCAGGCGGTATCGACATTTAGAGCCGATCGGCGATAATCTTCAGCCCGACCAGGGTCAGGTCGGATTCTACGGCTTCGATGCAGGTGGCTACATGCTGCATCAAAGGGGCCAGTCCTCCGGTGGCGATTACCTTGGGGCGGGTTCCCAGTTCGGCGGAAATACGCGCGATCATGCCATCGACCATCCCCGCATATCCATAGATGATGCCCGATTGAATGCTCGAAATGGTATCATTGCCGATCACGCTGGCCGGTTTTTTGAAGATCTCCACGCGTGGGAGCTTGGATGCCTTTGCAAACAGCGCTTCGGACGAGATGCCGATGCCGGGGCTGATGGCGCCTCCCAGGTATTCACCCTTTTCGGTGATGACATCGAAGGTGGTGGCCGTGCCGAAATCGATGACGATCAGGCTGGTACGATAGCGTTCGTAGGCCGCCACGGCGTTCACGATGCGATCGGCGCCCACCTCGTTGGGGTTGCTGTAGAGGATCGGCATTCCGGGATAGGATTTGGCATCGATCCAATGGGCGACCTGTTTCAGATATTTGCGGGCAAAGGCGTCCAGGATCGTCACCATGGGTGGGACGACACAGGAAACAACGGTCTTTTCGATCCTGGCGATGTCGATCCGGCTGCGCCCAAAGAGCCCGGCCGCCAGGAGGTTGAATTCATCCTCTGTCGTATTGCGTTCGGTACGGACCCGCCAGTTTTCGATGAGCGTGTCGCCATCGAAAACGCCCATGACGATATTGGTGTTGCCGACATCGATGACCAGCAGCATGCCACAATGCCCTTTCTAATATTGGATGATTGTTTTCAAGCGTTTCGGATGGCGTCCAGCATCGTCACCATTGCCTTGGTGTTGGCGACATTGTGAACCCGGACGATGTGGGCGCCATTGTTCACGGCCATGGCGATGGTCGCCTGGGTGCCGGTTTCGACCTCGGGCCGGTCCGCCGACAGCTCGGTCGCGGTCGCCCCGGACAAAATTTTACGAATAAAAGCCTTGCGGGACGTGCCGATCAAAATCGGCACGTCCAGCTCTTCGAAAACAGACAACCGCCGGATAATCTGTAAATTATGCGCGACGGTTTTTCCGAACCCGATGCCTGGATCGATGATGATTTTATCGGATGCGATACCGGCTTGCCTCGCCCTTCCGATGGCCGTTTTCAAGTACGCTTTCACTTCGCCGAGCAGATCGTCGTAAACCGGGTCGATTTGCATGGTGCGCGGGCGTCCTTTCATATGCATCAGGATCACCGGCACATCGTATTTTACCGCTACCGCAGCCATCTGATCGTCCATCTGCAGGGCGCTGATGTCGTTGACGATGGCGGCCCCCGCGGCCAAGGCCGCTTCGGCAACAGCGGCCTTGTTGGTGTCGATGGAGATGGGCACACCGATGCGTGTCGTCAGACGTTCAATCACCGGCATGACCCGATCGATTTCCGCCTGTGCGGACACGCCTTCGGAGTAGGGCCGGGTAGATTCACCCCCGATGTCGACAATATCGGCGCCCGCCTGGACCAGTCGTTCGGCTTGGCTCACGGCCGCTTCGGTGGAGTAGAATTGTCCACCGTCCGAAAACGAGTCGGGCGTGATATTGACAATGCCCATGATCGCCGTGCGATGCCCGAGTTCGAGATGAAAGCGGTTCCAGTGCAGGGTATAGTGTTTCATGGCGTTCTTAAAGTCTCGATGATGATCCCGGCCTCATGGGTTTCGCGGCGCGATCACTCCCCTGCGGGGTCCTCGATGTGGAGCTCCGGATCGGCTTCGCCCTGATCCTCCTTGGCCGACGGCAGGTTGGCGTCCGGTTTGATCGAAAGAATCAGCTCGTCGAGCTCCTTGCCAAGCACCGTCTCTTTTTCGAGCAACCGGTCAGCCAGGGCATGCAGGATAGTGATATGTTCACTCAGGACCGAATGGGCCTGCTGGTGGGCATTTTTTATCAGTCGCGTGATTTCCTTGTCGATTTTTTGGGCCGTGGCCTCTGAATAGTCACGGTGCTGTGCTATTTCGCGACCCAAAAAGACCTGCTCCTCACCCTGGGCATAGGACAACGGTCCCAGTTCCTCGCTCATTCCCCACTGGCGCACCATTTGTTGGGCCAGCTCCGTCGCTTGCTTGATATCGTTGGAAGCACCGGTGCTGATGCGATTGAAGACGATCTCTTCGGCCACTCGGCCGCCGAAGGCCACCGCCAGTTCGCTCTCGAGTTGATCTTTGTACTTGAAATCACGCTCTTCCGGCAGAAACCAGGTGACGCCGGCGGCGCGACCACGGGGGATGATGGTGATCTTGTTCACGGCATCGGTGTTGGGCAAAAAGCGTGCGACCAGCGCATGGCCGCCTTCATGATAGGCCGTGGTTTTGCGGTCCTCTTCGCGGATCACCTTGGACTTGCGCTCCAGACCCATATACACCTTGTCCTTGGCGTCTTCGAAGTCCACCATCTCCAGCTTTTCCTTGCCGCGCTTGGCGGCCAGCAACGCGGCCTCGTTGACCAGGTTCTCGAGGTCGGCACCGGAAAATCCGGGTGTGCCTTTGGCCAGATTGGTGGCATTGACATTTTGATCCACGGGCGTCTTTTTCATGTGAACCGAGAGGATTTTCTCGCGCCCCCGGATGTCGGGAAGATTGACCACCACCTGTCGGTCGAAGCGTCCCGGCCGCAGCAATGCCGGGTCGAGAACGTCGGGCCGGTTGGTGGCCGAGATGAGAATGACGCCTTCGTTGGACTCGAACCCGTCCATTTCCACCAGTAGTTGATTGAGGGTCTGTTCGCGTTCGTCGTGACCGCCGCCCAGACCGGCGCCGCGATGGCGGCCGACCGCATCGATTTCATCGATAAAAATAATGCAGGGCGCGTGCTTCTTGCCCTGGACAAATAGGTCGCGTACGCGCGAAGCGCCGACACCGACAAACATCTCCACGAAATCCGACCCGCTGATGCTGAAAAACGGCACCCCGGCCTCACCGGCGATGGCCCTGGC from Desulfatitalea tepidiphila carries:
- a CDS encoding thioredoxin family protein, whose product is MKRYVYICLGLIIAFGTLPIGTGASTAPNDGINWITFDEAQKFGQDASRKYLLYFYTDWCTYCRKLEQSTFIDKEIAAYVNQNFIPVRINSEQKPKLAARYRINGVPNLRFLTPMGEDIAHWPGYIEAARFLPLLKYIQTDSYLKMGYSEFLKQP
- a CDS encoding cytochrome c biogenesis CcdA family protein, translated to MFEEIEYSAALLAGLLSFFSPCILPLVPSYFSFITGISIDELARAEGAGARRKVLYSTLAFVFGFSIVFILLGATAAYFSGLLQGAKVYLRIAGGVLIILLGLHLLGVLRIRALDIEKRAHIDRKPVHLLGTVLIGMAFGAGWSPCIGPMLGSILILAGNQDTVLQGVGLLSLYSAGLALPFIALSIGIHFLFSFVRRAAKAIRYINIAAGMLLILTGILLITDKFRLLTYIG
- a CDS encoding MauE/DoxX family redox-associated membrane protein translates to MLKKVSPMMQHWPKALEVSGRVALGAIFVYASWDKILDPAAFAQAIANYQILPGTWVNGVAWLLPWLEMISGICLISGRLVRGGALVIASMLVVFLSALGFNAYRGLDIACGCFSLDSTASGRMYLDFLRDIVLLTIALLVMARARTAAPTMERSGQRPR
- the proC gene encoding pyrroline-5-carboxylate reductase, which gives rise to MLQGQHIGFIGAGNMGEALIKGLLRSGLSTPGQLFCSDAREDRRAELQATYAIRTVADNVELARQCDVIVYAVKPQTMGAVVKETAAALDGNKVIISIAAGVPLKAIAALARQPLRLVRAMPNVCVSVEAGATAVAPGEHAQKADLELAQAIFNSVGRCIIVQSEHLLDGVTGLSGSGPAYVFVMLDALADAGVKVGLARDEALLLAAQTLMGAAKLHLDTQMHPGQLRDLVTSPGGTTIAGLHALERGGVRASLMNAVETAALRAKELGEAVRLG
- a CDS encoding YggT family protein, with protein sequence MYPLGYFIVAVANILDLALALYFWVLLAQVVLSWVNPSPRHPLAVRVVRIIYMLTEPVLYKIRTRFPVSFGGIDFSPMIVLLAIYFLRFFLVQSLVRFGSSLL
- a CDS encoding DivIVA domain-containing protein; the encoded protein is MTITAVDIQQQQFRVRFRGFDIREVDRFLEQTAETITALQEENIKIKEELRRLKMETQGYKEREETFKRAMLNSQKVLEQMKENARKSAEIIIADAEVKAEKILNRAHNRLSQLHEDISELKRQRVQIEVQIRSVIDAHSKLLEMGKESMDALDESDDKVAVLKQPPSILS
- a CDS encoding type IV pilus twitching motility protein PilT, producing the protein MAKIDAFFKLMHEQNASDLHLMAGQPPALRVHGDIERVKYKVLDNDGLRAMLYEIAAEDKIKTFEETGDVDFGYEIPGLARYRANFFMQKNGVGAVFREIPSTILTCEQLGLPSVMAKLASLPRGLVIVTGPTGSGKSTTLAAIIDEANRTRADHIITIEDPIEFVHKSQGCLVNHREVGIHTKSFSAALRGALREDPDIILVGEMRDLTTMSLAIEAASTGHLVFSTLHTTSAAKTVDRIVEVFPAEEQAQIRSTLSDGIRAIISQTLFKRIDKKGRIPALEILIATPAVRNLIREGKSHQIPSMVQTGKKYGMQLLDDAIMELFNKGRISAEDAYTKSNDKGRFRPLLKSPPVDFTEA
- a CDS encoding type IV pilus twitching motility protein PilT, with product MKKQEIDHILTRMLDSHSNVSDLNLTVGRPLQVESSGELLPVSTKPQIDSLTPFQTEIVALNLIDGDRRLTETLLQTGSCDLSYGLPGKARFRVNIFSQSGHLSIVLRQLESKVPTIRDMRLPESFVEMGRELNGIIIFTGATGTGKTTSLAAILEEINEQRAVHVVTLEDPIEYQHPHKKATFNQRELGRDYDSFANGLRAALRQAPKVILVGEMRDRETVEIGLTAAETGHLVLTTLHTVDAGQTINRILGMFTNEEEKQVRIRLADTVRWVVSQRLLPKIGGGRVAAFEVLRSNLRIKEAILNGESEGKTYYEMMQAGRPFGMVTFDDYIVELYEKGLITQETALAYSSHKAVTSRGIDKVKSARGESTTDIKDLELDRGYHKKA
- a CDS encoding zinc-ribbon domain-containing protein; translated protein: MEIICQNCNGKLKVADDKLPEGKTVTLKCPRCQSKISVNRPAQKAEAEDGAFDDLFDFDEDDGEGYDASEKPFDFIEEEGKTALVCESDTLIREKMRPTLDLMEYHITETPNSREALKKMRYHTYDLVLLNEYFDTRDPDANPVLIYIERLAMETRRNMFVTLLTTRFRTMDHMTAFQKSVNMIVNLRNIDDIDKILQRGMADYGLFYKVFKESLTR
- a CDS encoding MBL fold metallo-hydrolase, producing MPKSSHVVQAADNLFMVTLPVAITGFADFITAWVWTAGPVVVVDVGPSSTNGRLLSALAELGVRHLDFILLTHIHIDHAGGIGGLARAFSGTPVVCHPKAVEHLVDPQRLWEGSVKTLGDVARAYGPIEPVPGGQVLPMDRFEAQGIVPIATPGHAPHHFSFLMGDLLFAGEAGGVCLSLENGEAYLRPATPPRFRIQTSLDSIDRLIARAPRRICYGHVGMRSQAVEMLDRQRAQLKLWLEKITPWYERHPQGGSDLMEACLEDLLASDPSLSRFNQLSPDVRSRERFFLLNSVRGYWGYLAEQ
- a CDS encoding type III pantothenate kinase; protein product: MLLVIDVGNTNIVMGVFDGDTLIENWRVRTERNTTEDEFNLLAAGLFGRSRIDIARIEKTVVSCVVPPMVTILDAFARKYLKQVAHWIDAKSYPGMPILYSNPNEVGADRIVNAVAAYERYRTSLIVIDFGTATTFDVITEKGEYLGGAISPGIGISSEALFAKASKLPRVEIFKKPASVIGNDTISSIQSGIIYGYAGMVDGMIARISAELGTRPKVIATGGLAPLMQHVATCIEAVESDLTLVGLKIIADRL